From the Bradyrhizobium ontarionense genome, the window TCCTACCGATGACCTTCCTTGTGGTGGAATTTTACGCCGACTAGCGCCAGCGCCGGTGCAGCCAGAGCCATTGCTCCGGATATTCGCGGATCCAGCTCTCGACGACGTTGGTGACCGCCTGCGTCGTGCCCTGGATGTCGATCTGGCCGTCGGCCGTCCGCACCGGCTTCACTTCCTCCGACAGCTCGGCGCGGAAGCGGTTGCCGGGGAGGCGGATGATGCGGACGCCGTGGACGGGGCATTCGACCTGGCGGAGCAGGCGCGCCAGCATCGGGTTGGCGCGGGTCTTGCGGCCGAAGAAGGTGACCTCGACGCCGCCGGTCAGGTACTGATCGACCAGCATCGCGACGTGCTGGCCGTTCCTGAGCGCTTCGGCGAGCCGCAGCGGCGCATCACGACCGGCCGGAATCAGAGTCCCCATCTTCACCTGTCGCATCTCCTGGATGATGCGGTCGGCGGCGGCGATGTTCGGCCGGCGATAGAGGATCGCCGTATCGAGCTTATGGGCAACGGCCGCGAGCGCCGGCATTTCCCAGTTGGCGAGGTGGCTCGCGAAGATCAGCGCAGGCTTGCCGTCGAGACGCAGCTGATGGAACAGCTCGTGGGTCCGCGGCGTCAGCTCGATCCGGCTGCGCTCCGGATGCGCCTCGTCGAAATCCCAGATCTTGTCGAGATGGGCGAACTCGGCGCCGACGCGGCCGAGATTGTCCCACACGCCGGCGATGATGGTCTCGATCTCCTGCGGCGACTTTTCAGGAAAGGCTGCCGTGAGATTGTTGCGGGCGATCCGCTGCTCGCGCAGGCGCGGACCGATCGTCTGCGCGATGCGCGCGAACAAATTGGCCGTCTTCATCGGATCGAAATAGCGCGTCGTGCGCAGCATGCCGACCGTCAGCGCGCCGATGGCGGAGGCGCCGAGCGATTTCGAGGCCTCGCGTATCCTGGCCTTGGTCCGGGCGGGCAGGAGGCTCATCGATGTTCGAGGCGCATCAGGCCGGTTCGCGGGTCAGGATCAGCGAGGCGTTCTGGCCGCCGAAGCCGAACGAGTTCGACATCACGGCCGTGACGCGCGCGTCGCGGGCCTTGTTGCCGACCACGTCGAACGGGATCGCCGGATCCGGGACGTCGTAGTTGATCGTCGGCGGAATCCGCTGATGCTCGAGTGTGAGCAGCGAGAAGATCGCCTCGACCGCGCCGGCTGCGGAGATCGTGTGGCCGACCATCGACTTGTTGGACGACACCGGGATCTTGCTGGCGCGCTCGCCGAACACGGCTGATACCCCGACATATTCCATCTTGTCGTTCTCGGGCGTGGCGGTGCCGTGGGCGTTGATGTGGTCGATCTGTTCCGGCGCCATGCCGGCGTCGGCCAGCGCCTTGCGAATGCAGCCGATGATCGGCTTGCCGTCGGGCGAGGAACGGGTGCGGTGGAAAGAGTCGGTCAGCTCGCCGCAGCCGGCGACAACGCCGAGGATCTTGGCTCCGCGCGCCATCGCGGCATCATAGCTCTCCAGCACCAGCGCCCCGGCGCCTTCGGCCATCACGAAGCCGTCGCGGTTCTTCGAGAATGGCTTCGAGGCCCCTTGAGGCGGATCGTTCTGGGTCGACAGCGCCGACAGCAGCGAGAAGCGCACGAGGCCTTCCGGATTGACCGAGCCTTCGGTGGCGGCGCACAGCGCAACGTCGGTCTCACCGCGCCGGATGGCTTCGACGCCGAGCTGGATCGCGGTGGCGCCGGAGGCGCAGGCGGTCGACAGCGAGATCGGCGAACCCTTGGTGCCGAAGGCATCGGACAGCGAATCTGCCACCGAGCCGAACAGGAAACGGTGGTGATAGGACAGGAACTTGCCGCCGCCGCAGGCCTTCAGCAGGTCGTCATAGCTGAAGTCGGTGCCGCCGACCTCGTGGGCGAGCTCCAGACGCTGCGGCCATTCGATCTCGACCGGCGCGACGGCGAGGAACAGCGGACCGGGGAAGTCGCCCTTGGTGCCGATCCCGGATTGCGCGATCGCTTCCTCGACCGCCATGTGGCCCAGGCGCTCGGAGAGACCCGTCGAGGTGAACGGGGCGACGGGGACGAAGTCGACCGTGCCGGCCATCGTCGTCTTCAACCCGTCGATCGG encodes:
- a CDS encoding lipid A biosynthesis lauroyl acyltransferase, producing MSLLPARTKARIREASKSLGASAIGALTVGMLRTTRYFDPMKTANLFARIAQTIGPRLREQRIARNNLTAAFPEKSPQEIETIIAGVWDNLGRVGAEFAHLDKIWDFDEAHPERSRIELTPRTHELFHQLRLDGKPALIFASHLANWEMPALAAVAHKLDTAILYRRPNIAAADRIIQEMRQVKMGTLIPAGRDAPLRLAEALRNGQHVAMLVDQYLTGGVEVTFFGRKTRANPMLARLLRQVECPVHGVRIIRLPGNRFRAELSEEVKPVRTADGQIDIQGTTQAVTNVVESWIREYPEQWLWLHRRWR
- a CDS encoding beta-ketoacyl-ACP synthase; this encodes MMSTRDKFGRPIVVVTGMGIVTSLGAGKSDNWNKLVAGESGIRTITRFPIDGLKTTMAGTVDFVPVAPFTSTGLSERLGHMAVEEAIAQSGIGTKGDFPGPLFLAVAPVEIEWPQRLELAHEVGGTDFSYDDLLKACGGGKFLSYHHRFLFGSVADSLSDAFGTKGSPISLSTACASGATAIQLGVEAIRRGETDVALCAATEGSVNPEGLVRFSLLSALSTQNDPPQGASKPFSKNRDGFVMAEGAGALVLESYDAAMARGAKILGVVAGCGELTDSFHRTRSSPDGKPIIGCIRKALADAGMAPEQIDHINAHGTATPENDKMEYVGVSAVFGERASKIPVSSNKSMVGHTISAAGAVEAIFSLLTLEHQRIPPTINYDVPDPAIPFDVVGNKARDARVTAVMSNSFGFGGQNASLILTREPA